Sequence from the Seriola aureovittata isolate HTS-2021-v1 ecotype China chromosome 6, ASM2101889v1, whole genome shotgun sequence genome:
attcattttccctACAGTTACTACCAAATTAAACAGTTCTTTGCAGGAAAATGCAAATTGCTTTTAATTAGGAAATTATTCAGAAATGATAGACCAGTAAAATAAAGGGTCGGTATTCTTTATTTAAGTTAGAAAAGTTTAAATTTACACCAACATCAAAGTTACCTGAGGGAAAATGTGGCTATGATGAGAGTAGGAATACCCATTGTAAACTCTGACCTGATACTTTAGCAGGCCGACGTTGTAATAAGAGGCCTGGGGGTTGAGttcagcttctctctgcaggtaGATCTGCAGAGCCTGCATGTTGAACCAGAAGTCTCTGGTGTCTGGGTCACTCTGAGACGGATCACTGTGgagacacagtgacagaagGATGGTAAAGATTTTTACACAGGAATAGATCGGTTTGTGCTGCAAACTACAGACAGTCAAAGCTGACCTGTAGAGCAGCTTTTGATTCGGAAGGAAGTGATCGATCCTCGATATGTTGACCAGTCTGAAGCTCAGAACGGGAACGTTGGGGTTGGCTGTGAAAATCCTGGTGATGCCTGCTGGGAAGGACATCGTCAGGTCGCCAGTGATCTTCACCAAACAGCTGGAGAAagcaagaaaagcaaaaacaaggtTCAAAAATACAGTTCATTTTTCTTACTCTTTGAACAAGCACCCATCAAATCATCACATCTATCAGTAACAACAAAGAAGACACCAGAACtttattacatttgtaaaaAGTAGCATCATGCTAACCGGTTGTGCTGTCCACCTTTGAAGTAAGCATTGATATACTCAGTTATGGCTGCTGCCACCGGCCAGGCCTCCTGTGTGCTCAGGGAAATGGGACTGGGACCTCTCGACAGGTGCACTGTGGAGAACAAATGTGATAATCCTGAGTCATGCTGCTAATGAACTGTACTGAGTTTTACATGAATCATAAGTCACAtttaaaaggaatagtttgacattttgggttATATACTTACCTTCTTGCagaaagttagatgagaagatcagcAGCaggttatcttagcttagcttagcttagcataaagactggaaatagcgccagctagcctggctctgtccaaaggtaacaaaacccACTTAGCAGCACCTCATACGAATGTACAGGCTAGCTGTGGTGTAACTTTTATGTGCTGAGGCTTACACTGCCTTTGTTGGTGCTCCTGGTGCTGGTAGGGTAGTGGTGAGGCTTGTCCTGGCCTGGCAGGACTGGGAGCTCGGTTCTGACCCCCCCACTCTCCGTCTCTGGCCTGAGGCCCCCACTCACTgggactggaggaggaggaggaggtgagggaagGGCTGGGCTCCGGCAGTGGGGAGGAGCACAGGGATCgggactgagacagacagagacgaAGCTGGGTCAATATTGACACTATGGACTTAAATTTCATGAATAGAGTCAtgagaagatttaaaaaaaaaaaaaaaaaaaaaaaaaaaaaaatctaaatatgaagagaaaacgaatttattaaattattgcTGGATACTCACCCTCTCACAGCCACTGAGTCGGGCTGAAGTCCTCTTGGCCCGGGTCGCTCTCTGAGGAGCAGCTGCGACCACTTCAGACGTGTCCTGTCTGAAGCTGTGCTTGGACCCTtccaaagacacagacagagacagaaaaagatggaaaatgaCTCGAGAGCCGATCTAAATCACACAATAAAACAGGAGTATGAGAGGCGGCGTACTCCAAAATCAGTCAGTAATTGTGCTCAGAACAGCCGGCGACAAGCTGGAAGTCCCACACTGCCAAAACAAGCTGGCACCAAAcctaataacattttatttgtattggtTTAATTGAGGGATTTAACATCTTGTTTGTGTCTGATGATTCTTCAGAGATATTCCTCTCTTGTGATCACTTGTACTTGCATTATTAATAACATTGCAGGTCAGATGAAGGTCATTAATGAACTGATCGACAGTGTGCAGGAGTATTTGCTCCTTTCacagtcagtttttgttttgtaaataagaCTTTTCTGATGGTAGTAGCAATTTTTGTAGTAACTGTTAATTCTCACGAGAAAAATAATTAGGGAATAAAAACAttgacacacaaaaaatgaactACATCTATGTATCTATATGATTTATAACTTTACTCCCAGTCCAGTTACTAAAAATTAATCCATACttttcaaccaatcagaatcaaGAATACTGTGGCTGcagtataaataaatgtagtagtaagtataaaacagcaaaatagAAATACTACAgttaagtacaagtacctcaaagcTGTACTTGAGTACAGTACTTCAGAACTTGAATATTTTAATTGATTGTGCTGACCATACCTCAAGCTACTATTTGAGACTGCTATCATTTGCTTTTATATGAGAATAAAAACCGAAATGCCTTAGTACCCTTGTGGGAGCTGACACAGGGAATCTGAGTGTTGAGATCCAAGCAGTCCTGGTCTTTGTCTGTTGAAAAACACAGATCCTCCTGTGGGCCTGAATGCCTCGTGAGCGGAGGGGCGTTCCTGCGTGGCTCACTTTCTGATGATCgatgttttctcctctcccctcctgcccctccctctcctttccctcctccttcctgtgttTTGGAGCTGCCCAGGGCTCCAGAGACGCTCTCACTAAACGGGTTATGGACAGAGTTCCAGTGCATCAGCTCCTTCTTTGTCTGGGCTGTGGGTAAAGAGCTTGAATTTGCATCGAGTGCCAGTCTATTGCTGTTGACAGGGCCAGCAGCcacattgctgctgctgccgctgtgTGGAGGGATTAATCCAGCGGCCGCAGCCAGAGACGACTGGTGCGTTGGGCTGCCAATCATCGTGATCGCAAACGGGTCATCGGAGGAAATGGGCGGTGGCAGGCTGCGGTCtcgtttcctgtctctgtcttttcgGTTGGAGGAagatgacgaggaggaggaggatgttggGAGTGTCTTAGTGTCTGTGAGATTGATGGAGAACGGGTCCCCTCGCACCTCCATCCCCCTGCCCTCCTGGTTTGGGCGAGGCGGCGGGCGCGCCCAAGCATCAGACAGGTTTAAGGTCTCCTGGGTGACAGTCCTCTCAAACGCAGCGAGGAAGGGGTCCTCAGGGGGGATGTGTTTACAGTTCCACACCGACGACTCCATCTCAGGCGGGGGGAGGGTCTGAGAGAAAGCAGGAAACTGCATTGATGAGGGGTCCATATCTGGGGGGACCCGAGAGGGACGTGATGGGGCGATGGACCAGGTGCTGGCAGGGTCATCCTGTAGGTGAGGGCTGCGACCAGGGGAGGGGTCAcggaaagcagagaggaaagggTCCACAGGTCGCCCCAGTGTTTGAGTCTGTTCTTTACTCTGTGACACAGGAGGCCATGCTGCCCAACCCACCGGCTCGGGGGAGGGCCCAAGGGGCTGATGGGAGGGTGAGTCCAGGCCAGAGTCTTCGACATTCTCAGGAGAGGATGAGTCAGACGAGAAAGCAGCATCTGAAACGCACATTAAACGTATTAAAGAATATCAATACAGTAAATCAGAGGTTTTAAACACCAGCGGGAAAACAAGAACTCATAAAAGTGTAATTAGACTTTAATCATCTGCAGTGAAGAATCCAACTTTCAGGACAAAGAGGAACTCATTACCACACAGCATCAACCTTATTTTTCCATATCGGGCGAAATATAAGTAAATATTTCTGTCTGGATATTACATGTGAAAAAGTGGGGACTGTGTTTAATTCAAGGAAGAGACATCTGCATATTCAGAAAAGCAGGTTTTTATCTTTGAATGGAGCAAGAACTAAAAAGCTCAAGAAGCCAGTGTGAAGGAAGAGACCTCCACATCAACATCCTTGACAACATGTCAGCCAGCTACCGTCTCAACTTCACTTCTCCTTCACAGTAATTTCTTTCATTAACCTGCAGGTTAGAAATGTTGTTAACCAGTGTTCTCTTCAGCTGGACCCATGACCTCTCCTACACACTCTCCCCTTTCCACAGCCCACCGCCTCGAGTCATCTCAGGGAGGCTTGGATTTAAGAAACTGGTTGTGGTGAGCAGACGAACAGGCTCAAAGGCTGCTCCGTTAAATGCTGGACTTCAGCTAGTGCAGGTCTCATTTTTCAAAGACTAGATTTATTATGATCCTCCCTTTGGTTTCAGCTATTAACTGTGGCAAATGTAAATCAGGTGAGCGCATCCTGACTCATCTTTTCTGGGCTTGACgtcaagtaaaagaaaaaaaaatatgttgctggagaaaagaggagatggAAAGAATTCCTGCAGACCCTATctaaaaaagtttttttggGGTTGAAAAAATTATGTAATCTTTGTCCTAATAAGATGCTTGAAAAATAAGACTGTgtaataaagatgaaaatgcaACAATTATCTACCAGAAAGGTTCAGACATCTATAAATGAAACTAGTATGAGCACAagtttacaaaaaatatttttaacacagCAACTTCTCTTACATTCAGAAACACCAAACACGCTCTGCTCTCTGAGTTGTTCCCGACCATCAAAGCTTTTGGACTTGAAAGCTGACTCCAGCGGAGGCCCGAACAGACTGTCTGAACCTGATGCTGTCGAGCTCAACCTGCAGAGAGCAGGgaacaaacaagagaaaaatcAGGGGGAGTGGAGGAGTGatgagaaaaggagggaaagggagaaCAGAAGTGTGGGTGTaagtgagagaagaggaaactGGGGAATTGTGAAGGATGGAGGAAGATGGAGCGCAGAGGGAGAGTGTGTAACTGCGTGTAGAAAAGAATTGTTTGTCATACTGTAGGTGATCTGGTGTTTCTGCAGGTCCCTTGTCTCGTGTATTTGAACTGGGACAACACAGATTTTTGTATTATATCTTGTACATAATATTTTGACAAACACAAATTCTATCTTTAAAATAGCTGAAAATAATCTGCTCTCTTTATATATGAAATTACAGTACATGGTGAAAAGTATGTGATGTGACGCGATACAATACAAATGTAATGTCAAATGTAGGCTGAGGTAAGTTCATCCATTATAAAATTGTACATAGATATTGTTTTACAGCTTTGAAATTGTTTGAAATGGGCTTCACCCAGGACAATGAATGTTGGAAATGTAACAGGAAGTGGGCATATTTGTACAGTGGGATCGTCCCCTGGTATTATAGAATGAAAAAAGCTTGAAGAGTGGCTGAAACAACTCCTATcacaccccccgccccccaccgCTGTGTCTGTTAGGGGAAAAATCTCTGGTAGAGTTTGGGCTGGCAGTAAGAGGTTTTATTGTAGCAGCCAGGCTTATTTTAAGTAACTAGAAGAGCCCATGTGGACCACAGAGTTTAAACTCATGACTGATCTGGTATCATTTTCTGACATCCATTAAGGGTGCAACATCTTGGAGAGGGTAAAGTGTGCTAATTAACAGAATATAAAGGTATAATGGGGTTCTGGGgtaataaaaatttaaatttgaacaaacatcatgttataacTTCTCCTATGAAGACATATGTTTTATCATTAtaactgtgttttactatattgtcatccattatctgtttatacagcagcctCCACTTATAGGTGGAGGAGTTACAGTTTTGAACAAATACACTAATCAACACATTTATCTGATTAACCACATTATAGTGTcttataaatgtttatatagaGCTTATAAAACCTAAATCAAGGGACCATATGTATTTGGTattgtttctctttaaaaaaacaactaaaatcaAGTATGTTGTTGCTCTGCCAGGAAATGGTTAAAATACACCGTCCCACCCACAGGACACCTTGGCCTTGGTAGTGCTACTTCAgctgtgttttggtctgtgcTGGAATTAGTCTTCACTCAATCTTAACAAATTATACATTGTCTGAAAGCTCTACATCTCGTTTCTATCTGTGCAAAGTATTTTAAGATCCACATATCAcaacagctgttgacacagaacTGGTTCAGACTTATGGCAGGTATGACTACAGGCCTATTATTCTctttttatgccaaaaaaaaagacaaggtaaaaaaactcataatttctaccatgtttgtgcctctgtaaCTTTGGTTCAGTATCATTCTGACTTTCtggttgtaaaatttaaaaagttacCTTTACCTTTTGATCAAAAGGTTTGAACAACAGTAACCTGTTTATTCTAGGCACACTGTTTTCCAGCTTGTGTGCAGAAATGTGTTTGGTAACAAGGAAAGAGCAGTGAGAGCAATATGGTGATGCGGGTAACACCAGACGCGCCAAAAATAAAACGTGGATGATGACATTGGAAAGGTTGTGAGGTGGAAACCTGAAGAGCTTCAAACCGCTGAAAAGGCCACTGATGACGCAATTTGACATCTAAATatgtctctctctgcacctctcagagacagatgaagaagagggaAGAAAGATGACATGAAGGGCAGAGACATCTCACCTGCTGTGATCAGGACTGGAGGTGGACCTGCGTAGGCCCTCCTGCTCTCCATCTGTAgagaggcaacacacacacatacacacacacacacacacacacacacacacacacacacacacacacacacacacacacacacacacacacacacacacacacacacaatgagacAGAGGACGCTCCCTAATCAGGACTAATCAGCAGAACGGTGTTCTTCATCAGGGTGCTGAGGGGAGGCCGGGATGGACTGAGACAAGATGACATGAGGGAAAACCCATCAGCCATTACCTTCTCTTTGATAAATACCAGCAATTAGCCCGGTCTCACTCAGCTCCAGCCAccgctgctgctgtcactgcagaaTAACCGCTTTAATCAGATGCTCATTGTTAATCTTGTCGACTCCAgatttaagagagagagagagagagagagagtccccGCTGTTGTGAGGCAGCAGGTTGTAGCCTCCGACTCCAGCCTAACCCTCTGGCAACTAATGAACCTGTCGCTGATAAAACATGTTCTGGAGCACGAGCACAGGGCCGGGTGTGACTGTGGTTGTTCATGCAAGGTCAGCCAATGAAGAGATTTGCCGTCTGAGGGAAACACAGGAGCTATACAGGCTGAAGGCAGAGAGTTGCTGCACTGAGACATCTGCACCTCACTGATGGTACTAACGTGGCTCAGTGTGGTTTACACCCTTTTCAGAttacaaccacaaaaaaaaaaagggatagTAACTTTATTACCCCCATTGCAGGTATAaatgcacaacacaacagactCTAACCTTTAATTTTTATTGCTGTAGCACCAATCAATACAAATACTAAATGAGGGCTGCAACTACCAATTATTTTCACTAATCTGCTGATCACTTTCTCCATTAATAGATTAATCTTTTGGTCTATGGATTGTGAGAAAATAGTGATGTGTTTCCTTGATCCAAAGCCtaaatatattgaatttaaatatttcacatatttcctttaaaagggattaattgattatcaaaatagcagCCTTCTATTGACTAATCGactaatcaactaatcgttTCTACTCAAAAATAGAGAGGTTTCAAAAAAGGAAAGTAGAGACAAACCattgaaccaaaaaaaaacaggcagataAGTCAATATGGAGAAGGAAAGACTGATGTCAGACTCACCCCTGTGGGAAGTAGCCTCGCCTTCTTCCGATCGACCTCCTGCAGTACTTGAGTTTCCTGCAGAGACGCAACAGAAGACAACAGCTTTCAGAAGTCTGTAGTCAAGCACACAACACAGAGACTACAGCAGACTCAATGTTTCCCATCACTTTATGTGCCAGGAAAGAGATTTGCTGCACTTGTGCACTGAAAACTCCAAAAAGCAGAAACTTACTGGAGAGATGCCGCTTGACTGATACCTGAAAGTCAGAGGGAGGGACACATTTGGTCAACACAGTGGACAGATTTAAAGaatttgtcaacaaatcccatgggAAGACCACAAAAAATAATGCACTAGTTGGTCCCTTAATAATTTCCAGCTTGTCTATCCTAGCCATGGTACTCAAGCCCATTGGTTCCAactgatgaagacagaaaacagctggGCAATGTAgttttcagtcagtcaaacagGAGTAAGCAGTGCATTTGTTGGAGGCTATTTTCAGAGGCATATTAACATCCATTTGGATCAGTAGTGCTTACAGCAGCAGTGCGGTGTATGTGGGGTtgtgttcaaaataaagtgcagaGCCCATGTTCAatataatgaaggaacatgtcacccagtgcaataatgtggctcactgatgtgctTTTAATAGTTTCTGCACAGCGATGATGCTCTATGGTACAGAATAAGTTCATTGCTGGTTtcggtcttttcatgggatttgatGACAACCTTAACctcattcattcaaatataaataattattttgcaCATTAATCAACATTGATATTACTGGGGTGAGCTCAACAGCTAATTTGCACCTGAAGTCCCAACATGATAAAGttatactgaaaataaaagaggtaaaaaaaactgGAGGAAATGTAACACAACATCTATTCTAGCAATCTTAAACTAACAAAACAGTCAGACAAGTATGAAACACTACAAACAAGTTAATCTTCCTCCAgcctgggggaaaaaaaaacatgtcttcaGAGGAATCCTGAAAaacagagaccaaaacaaacacaacctgTTGCCGTACACCTCGGTTGGGCGGCAGGGTGAGCGCCCCCACGGTGGCCTTCAGCTCCTTCTCAGTGGCGGCGGAGTTGCTACGATTGCTGCTGGCGACCGGTCGGATCTGGATGTGGAACTTTTTGGGCTCCTCGTCATCAAAATCTGAATCACTAGAGTAGAAGTTGTTGTCCTTCTCATCAGAGcagcgtgagagagagagagagcggggtCAAGGACAACAAGCTTTTTCTGCAAACAGCGATGAAGAGGTGATGTTGTTTGGCAAGTGTAGGTCAAGAAAGGAAACCATATTGGTGacttggagagagagagagaagaaattaGACCTTTTATGGGAAcatcattcaaaaataaaattaatataaaaccaaaaaaatgcCTGAGAGTAGATTACAAACCAGCAGGCACGAGTTTTATTACCCCCGCTCATTGGTGAATATTACTATTTGGACAACCGCTGTAACTTGAAGACGAAAGAGTAATTTGATTCACTGCGAGATTGACGACAACAGGACAACAGAGAAACAGTGCAGGCtcgcagcacagacacacacgcaaaacacaaacagatgcagcagcactgcagagtGTGCTGAAGGTGAGAGCTATCAAAAAGCCACTTCCTGTCgcaccccccccctctttttGGACTGCAGTCTCTGCTGCACGCGTTTGTATTGTGTCGTGTCacgtgttgtgtgttttcaccttgtgtttATTTCTAGAGGGGCCTTTGATGAATGTATGCCGTCTATCCTGAGCAGCCGGTGGGGGGCTCGACAGAGGGATGACAAAGGCAGGAAGAGTTGTTATCTCCCCATGTGTCATGACTGGGAGGACGTGGAGTATCAGGTTATCGCATGCTGCTGGGCAACAGGCGGCTCAGTCCAGCTGGACTTTACCTAGTCTGAGTTTAACAGGGAGGACACATGTAGGCAGCAAATAGGATTAAGATCTTTAAAATTGTCTGGCTGTAGTTAATGAGACCATGAATGTAGCCAATTGGGCGAACAAATTGCTTAAACCCCGCCTCTCACCTCTGACCTTTGGATTACGCTTCATTTAAAACGTCTCCGTCTCAGTTAGAGAGGTCTCTTACAGTCTATTCAGCGGCCTCATGAGGTTTAATATGATGCCTTTGTCATGTGAGTCAGTCGAGTTTGTGATATATTTCAGAAATCTGTATCCTCTTTATGAATTTGAAATATGTGGGTGTCACGACTGAAgtgatattttgtgtttgaggaaggctctgctttctgtttttaacagttgttAATTGATTTCCATTCAACAGATGGTGTGTTCCAGTACATGTATATTCAGTTTATCAACTACtaaaccaaaagaaaataaaccagatccagatttaattgatttaatttaagaGTTGCTCACGTTTCTCCGGTTCATATAACTATAATTTTGACAATTGGTCAGACCAATAGTtggtcttctttttttccccttatgCAGTAATCAAGTCGACATTTGAAAGACAACAGCAAATAGGAGTAAAAAGATGGAAAATACAATGTGGCAAACGTCCCCAGGCCAGACTTCAAGTGAGAACATTGTGGTTCATGGTCCGTGGCTAAAACACCTCTAATTAAGCAGTTTCAATACATCACCTATGATGGGCAATAGCTTTGTTAATATTATTCATTCTATATTAATTTCTTTCAGACTTAATGATACGTGAAAAACACAGTGCATAGTGAGTCACTATCAGAAAGCGACAAGACGGGCCGGGGGCTGGCTGGTTAGTGTGCCaacttcaggagaagaaaagacgtgataggGTTTGTATATTacacctttttgttttgctgcctACATATAATTACTTACTAATTTATTTGCATTACGcttaagtttctttttttttttaccaagaaTGACGGAAGGAGGGCTTCAGTAAATGTTTGCTCTGTTTatccaaacaaaaaaagccagTAAACATAGTTTCGGAAAAGATTACAGATTCCAGACTGAGCGTGTGTGAGCAGGAAAAGGATATCATTCTGGGTGCTGTCAGCTCGGATGACAAATCCTTCATCGTCTACTTCCAGGGGTGAATTCTATACAAACaggaacacatgcacacgcacgcacacgcgcgcgcgcacgcacgcacgcacgcacacacacacacacacacacacacacacacacacaaaagctgtGTCAGCATCACAGAGACAAATGGCACTCCAGCCACATGTCTGACACACAGAAGTGCTTTGTTATATTGTGTAACTAACTGCAGCCTATGTGTACAACTGACAGCTTTctatgagtgtgagtgaataAATACACTCTACAACTGCTACAGGCTTTCTGTGGTGGTCACGAGAaatttaagacctttttaatacctcagtttcactttttcacagtcaaagaatgatggaaaaaacTTTTTACTAAGTACATGAGTTTGCAGacatttacataacatttttGTCAGTACTTCTCAGTATGTGATATTAATTCTTAGC
This genomic interval carries:
- the fcho1 gene encoding F-BAR domain only protein 1 produces the protein MAFFQNNFWGEKNAGFDVLYHNMKHGQLATKELAEFVRERAAIEETYSKSMSKLAKMASNGSPQGTFAPMWDVFRVSSDKLALCHLELMRKMNDLIRDINKYGDEQVKIHRKTKEEMVGTVEAVQALQAQSGHLQKSKEGYHGKCLELDRLRKDGAPQKELEKAELKSKKAAESFALCIEKYNRVGGEFEQKMSESAQKFQEIEETHLRQMKQLIKGYSHSIEDTHVQVGQVHEEFKQNVENIGIDNLIQKFAEQKGTGKERPALVGFEEYMTVLAPEGGKKSRGKAFRIPGLGKRDKEPDSTDSAVTEAPNSPLEVDDEGFVIRADSTQNGCSDEKDNNFYSSDSDFDDEEPKKFHIQIRPVASSNRSNSAATEKELKATVGALTLPPNRGVRQQVSVKRHLSRNSSTAGGRSEEGEATSHRDGEQEGLRRSTSSPDHSRLSSTASGSDSLFGPPLESAFKSKSFDGREQLREQSVFGVSEYAAFSSDSSSPENVEDSGLDSPSHQPLGPSPEPVGWAAWPPVSQSKEQTQTLGRPVDPFLSAFRDPSPGRSPHLQDDPASTWSIAPSRPSRVPPDMDPSSMQFPAFSQTLPPPEMESSVWNCKHIPPEDPFLAAFERTVTQETLNLSDAWARPPPRPNQEGRGMEVRGDPFSINLTDTKTLPTSSSSSSSSSNRKDRDRKRDRSLPPPISSDDPFAITMIGSPTHQSSLAAAAGLIPPHSGSSSNVAAGPVNSNRLALDANSSSLPTAQTKKELMHWNSVHNPFSESVSGALGSSKTQEGGGKGEGGAGGERRKHRSSESEPRRNAPPLTRHSGPQEDLCFSTDKDQDCLDLNTQIPCVSSHKGSKHSFRQDTSEVVAAAPQRATRAKRTSARLSGCERSRSLCSSPLPEPSPSLTSSSSSSPSEWGPQARDGEWGGQNRAPSPARPGQASPLPYQHQEHQQRQLHLSRGPSPISLSTQEAWPVAAAITEYINAYFKGGQHNRCLVKITGDLTMSFPAGITRIFTANPNVPVLSFRLVNISRIDHFLPNQKLLYSDPSQSDPDTRDFWFNMQALQIYLQREAELNPQASYYNVGLLKYQVSSQDPGRAPLLLSAECQRSGTVTRVSLDYHCCPATAPSTQLTAVQVLLPLDHTATDLQCQPPASWNTEERRLLWKLPNLSPTNHSKGSGTLCASWQCLEVPRGPPPSLAVQFVGSGASLSGMDVELVGSRYRMSLVKKRFATGKYMAGCFL